Proteins encoded by one window of Dendropsophus ebraccatus isolate aDenEbr1 chromosome 4, aDenEbr1.pat, whole genome shotgun sequence:
- the LOC138788573 gene encoding protein ABHD14A-like — protein MGLGRHKLVVLVLILSISVLLYLLLPTAKSDREEPKAEVPRAEPQDNMNFTVRTATLNGDWPTFYREAIPRSSLEGAAAERFPVLLLHGRSFTSKTWEELGTLQILSEHGYRAVAIDLPGYGESLQAQPMSSEKGRMEYLLHIMEALGTRQPVIISPSMSGLFSLPLLLQHPDQLRGFVPVAPVGTKSFKPQQYQQIQVPTLIVYGTEDMTLGSQSLESLQHLPNHTLSPLKGAGHACYMDRPEEFHTALLMFLSKL, from the exons ATGGGTCTGGGCCGCCATAAACTCGTTGTCTTAGTCCTCATCTTGTCCATATCAGTCCTGCtctacctcctcctccccactGCAAAGAGTGACCGAGAGGAACCCAAAGCTGAGGTCCCCCGCGCCGAACCCCAGGACAACATGAACTTTACTGTGCGGACAGCGACCCTGAATGGTGACTGGCCCACCTTCTACAGAGAGGCCATACCAAGGAGCAGCCTGGAGGGGGCAGCAGCAGAGAG GTTTCCAGTGCTCCTATTGCACGGCCGCTCGTTCACTTCAAAAACCTGGGAAGAACTGGGGACGTTGCAGATCCTGTCTGAACATGGATACCGGGCTGTAGCCATTGACTTACCAG GATATGGGGAGTCTCTACAAGCTCAGCCTATGTCTTCAGAGAAAGGCCGCATGGAGTATCTCCTCCACATCATGGAAGCCCTGGGCACACGTCAACCGGTCATTATTAGTCCATCCATGAGTGGCCTCTTCTCTTTACCTCTCCTCCTGCAGCATCCTGACCAGCTTAGAGGATTTGTTCCAGTTGCTCCTGTGGGGACAAAGAGCTTCAAACCACAGCAGTACCAGCAGATCCAG GTCCCCACCCTCATTGTATATGGCACAGAGGACATGACCCTGGGCAGCCAGTCACTAGAGAGCTTGCAGCACCTGCCAaaccacacactgagccccctcaAAGGAGCTGGACACGCGTGTTACATGGACAGACCGGAGGAGTTTCACACAGCTCTGCTGATGTTCCTTAGTAAATTATGA